The Gossypium hirsutum isolate 1008001.06 chromosome D06, Gossypium_hirsutum_v2.1, whole genome shotgun sequence genome contains the following window.
AGAATgtgtaaaatttattttcttgtgTCGAAGGCTAGAAAGACAAAGAATACTCATTATAATTATTTGTTCTTCTCATTTAGATTTACCCTTTTagtgattttatttgtttttaccaCATGAATTGTCGCtttttatgtaaataataataataatcaatttgGATAAGAATTTTGATGATATATTCTCACTTTTCATcataatgattaaaaataatattaattatttatattttatatgttagtaaattatatgcattttttaaaaaacattcttacatttatattatattttggaTCCATATGGTTTAAATATGCTTCATTCTGAATTTGAGTTGTCACTTTAGATCGATAAAATAACCTAATTGATACAATATTGAGATTTGGAGGACTTAATTAGAATATTTTCAAAACTGTAAACCAATTTATAATCTAAGTCATAGTTTGTGAATGTTCAATACAATTACACTGTACAATTTAAATCAAATTGTTCATGTGGTAGGTACAAATTGTTCATGAGAGTAATAAAATGACCTAACTAATATGATATCTTTTATGCTTCATTCAAAGTGGAGATTACAAGAGATCATTATGTTTCGCTCCTAAGCACTGAGCTTAAAATCTCTCCCCAAGAAAACAAGCTTGAAGGTTGAATAGATCAATTCTCGAACATTCAAAAATTGTTAGAGTTTTGTGATCCGAATCTCttcatttgttaaaaaaataaaagagagaggCAAAATAGGGGATCTGTGCCCCTGCAATACGAACCATGCAACACGGCAAAATAGACATTGATTATAACAGGGTTGTTTAacccttaaatagatgtagtcgaactCCTTTTGTATCGTGTGGTTTTCAACATAATGAATTCTCCTCCTCTGCTCGTGATTTTTTCCGATAAGAattttccatgtaaaatctgtatgtttttctttttctttttattactttGCGATCATTCTACTGCCATTATAGACATTTATTATAACATAAACAAAGCCAAAAGCTAGCAACACCGTCCGTAAAACACATGGATCACACAATGAAGGAGAACAAGGAACTCTTATTTAAGGGTAgcttttgttaaattttgttagCTCAATATGTTTATTTTCCATCAATCATATGATACATCACATAAGGGTAGCTTAATCAACATGccaatttgataaattttgataaaaaaatatttacgattTTAACCATTGGATTgagatttttaaaacaaaatagttaAATGACATAATTTCTAACCTTTTAAGTActtagattaaatctcaaattttgtcaAAGTACGAAGCCTATCAGCAAATTTTCCCTATTTGAAAAATATCATAGAATAAAAATTACATCATTAATCCAACAATTTCAATTTTATTCTTGAAATTGACaccataaaaagaaaatatagagAAAATCTATCTCATTGATCATTTTTATGAAATGTAGAACCAAAAAAGTAAATCATTACTATGAAAAAGCTGAAGGTAGGGATAGTGAGTTTTTCAAGAGAGAGGAGGAAAAGAGTTGATGAGTTATGATGGTTAAAATCTGCtgttagtccctatactttaataaaatttgggatttaatctttgtacttaaaaaaaagttagaaattaaGTCTTTCTAGTTcttcaatttaaaaattctaacccAATCGTTATCTTCATtggtttttttgttaaaatttgtcaACTTACCGTGTTTATTTATTGTCAATCATATACCACGTCATATGAGGATAGTTTAACCAAAATTCCAAATTGacaaaatttgatagaaaatacTTGATAAAAAGACCTCTCTAGTCTCTCTCAAAAAATTGGAGCAATATAATACCGTTCAATTTTAAAAGTGAGtaactaaggacaattaattaCAAAGTTAATGTTATTCTTCAATTgtgcataattttgattggtacaataacaaatttagccctcaatatttatatattttgtcaattttattttaatttttaaaaaagaaacaaatttagCCTCCACATTTACACATTTACAAAGACATTgcaagctaaatttgttaaatcatgaccaaattgatagaatatttAAATTACGAGAGCTAAATTTGCTATTGCACCGGCCAAAATTATGTGAATAAAATCGACagaaaacattaacattatgattATTTGTCCTTAATTGTTCACTTTCGAAATTGGCAGAGATTAAATTACTCTGAATTTTTGAGATGAACCAATTTGCTCGATATTAAAATTAAGAGAGATGGGAGaggtatttttaccaaaataCTTACAAAGAGACTAGGATaatattttgaaatctaaaactAAGGAGGACTCGATTTCTAACTTTTTAAGGACTAAATCTCCAATTTTGTCAAAGTACAGGAACtaacatcatattttaaccaattaTGATTTTAGTCTAGTAATGGGCTTTCTGACTGGGAAAAGACTCATTAACTCTCAGGAGAGTCGGCCCATGCAAACCATAGCCACATATCAATAAACAAAAAGCCCCCACCGAGTGCCCCCAGCGGCCACCTGCACTTTCAGAGTTTTTTTGGGCATTGAAAACCTACTTTAATAATGGAGTGGTAGAGGGGGGCGGGGGGGCCTGGGTATTGGCAAAGGTTACAGGTTTTGTTGGCATTTATAACTACTGAAACAGTTGGAAAGTGATGGAAGACAGCTCAATACTGGGCATCCTCGTTGTATCCTAGTTTTTCAATATTGGCATTCTTTCGTGGGGCACCCTTTTCTTAGGGACCAGTAATTTTTAcacctttttaaatgaataaataactaATGCCTGGATTTAGGAATCGGTATAGATTAATGAAATCGGAAAAAATTTTGATTCAactaattcttttatatttatgaattttataataatttatttaattgaacaagaCGGACcggttaaattgattgaattaacgAATTGGTGACTTGATCGAAGTTACAATTATCAATCTGattctttaattaaaatatttaactatttgatatttaaaaatgttgaacatgtttttttttatttcaatgtgtgagatattattaaaaaaaattacaacaatgTGAAATAGGTAAAAACTTACGTGAAACTCAATAACAAAAATCCAACCAAACTCAATCCCTAAAATCCCTAGTAATCAACTTCACTACCACCAAGTCTACCAAGATGAGGGACAACCCAATCAAACCCAATCCTTAAAACCCCTAGTAATCAACTTTGCTACCACCAAGTCAACGAAGAAGAGGGAGAAAATAGGGGTGGATAACTGATCGGTTTGGTTtagaaatttctaaaattaaaacaatcgactttcattttgtaaaaattgaaattgacccaagttttgattaaaaaaaaaacatgatattTTTTCGATTGAGTtggtttgcaaaaaaaaaaaaaaaataataaattttctacttatatatatatatatggtgaatTACAAGAGGAAGGCAAAAACCCTAACAGCAACGCGACTAACGTTACTTAAATCTAGGTCATACTTGGGGCGATAAACACCCTGACCATCAGACCAACACACAGGCTACACCTAGGACGGTAAACCTATTAATTATGACTCGATAATTTGAGCCAAAATTTGACTCGATTTAATTTGGCTACCAAGAGTCAACCACTCGAACCCAAAGTAACTAAAATCCAAATTAACATAACCCAAAATAATTTACATACTAAACAAACCACACTTAAATGAACTAAACAATTGGCCCAAAATAATCTAAACTTGAAGTAACCATATtacaaaattatttgaataacTTTAAACCCAAAATAACTTGAACTAAATCCATCCTAATTCACCTAACTAACAAAATCAACATATGAAACTAATTCCAAGCTttgaagataaaatttaaaatttggttatgaaatatttaaattttaatattattataaggataattattttgtttgttgtttgcAAATACTCTACAAATAAATTTAAGAGGaagttattttcttttatcattattattaattatttgattatatttaaaaacatatggTAACTTACATATCAACCTCAATTAATATTGTAAAAATCGATCAACTGATAGAATTGATCAAACCATCATTTCTCAGTTCAACAATCGgttcaacaataattaaataaaaaatacaataattcatAAATTGTTCACTAggtctttgttttgatttttttttaaattttgggtaaactactaaaatagtcacttttattttcctcaagttatattttagtcacttaagttaacatgttgtaacattttagtcactaagcgtTAACGGCATGGAAAGctgacgtgacacgttaaatcatcatttcaaacaaaaattttagattaaattatataattggtcccacatttattcattttgaacaatttattttttttcttttatgttcttttaattattattattattttccattGGCAAACGAAAATATTGAGGCAACAGTCCATATTGATTCATaaacccaaaatgaaaaaaaaaaagtttatgagAGAGGTCCAACTTTATAAAATGTTACAGAAAGGCCCAATTGAGTCTACCTAAGTTTAGGTTTGAAAGTCAAGCAATTTAATAATCCTCACACTCGTGGGCTTGGCTCACGGTCCATTCCCTAGCTAATTTATAGCGTATTTGGTTCGCATATGAACAAAGTTCGATTCATTTCggaaaaaaaatcgagttaataAAATCGAGTTATTAGAATTAAGTTTTGAGTagagttgaattttaaaattcggATAACAGATTAGTGTAAATACTCATTTAGTTctcatcaattttgaaaatgagcaaattgatctctctctcaacaaaaataaaaaaagaaaaaaaatcaaaataattttcaaagattcaaaattttataaaatccattataatggatatcatattggaatTGTGGATGATGAAACGATTAATTTCTATATATTGTATTAGAGAACTATCGTCTTTTACTCTAGTTTGTACTGTGCATATATTAGTATGGTTAAATCATGTGTAATGGTAAACTAGAAGTTTACATTAGTATAGTTGAATGCATGCAAACTAAACATGAAGTTTACTATTCCAAATATACTAATTAGTTGGTATGATCGGTTAGACCATCTCGATCAATAATGACACGACAAAAAATTTACATACAAGTTTATTAAAAAACCCAAAGattctttattttaaatattttttaagtgttgcttgttctcaaagaATATGAATTATTATGATCTCACTTACAAAAATTGATCAGATTGAATCTCTAGCATTTCTGAGAGGAATATAGATGCATTTATCCAACAAGTGGATGTTTTAATTtcggtagatgcatctacaagtTATGAgttatcaactcgcaacctgtAGTTTGTAAGATTACttgtttaataatttatttaccaACAAAACTTTCAGATTATGTAATTGAGATGATTCTTGTTAATGTTGGTGCTTGATTATTATATGCTAGATTGTCAATGTGAGTAACTATCGAAAAAGCATGttgtttatttatataaaatggtttaacaaaattaataattaaatgcaTTCAATTTGCagctaaattattatttttaataacaaattttttGTATATAaagatatgatattttatatgaattaaCACTTATACACAGCATGTCAATAAATAGGACAAGGTATCGATGTTGTCAAGAATATCAGTGAAGGGAGAATCAAGCCTAAGGGTAGATATGTGGTTTGCACGACCCATAGGATCCTATGGCCACATTGTGATTCTCATTCTAAATCTCGCACTCTCCCGACCGATTGTACCAACCATGACAAAAATAGAACAACGAAACCAAAAGGCAACATAAaagctaaaatataaaaaaggcaGAAAGTCACCCATCAACCAACCTCTGCACTTGACGTAGCCTTTGGCATCATGAGGCTTCCAACAGTGAGATGGTGGCAGGTGAACAACAGAGCCCGAGGAGCATCGTTGAGCCAAAAGAGACGGTACAGATACCAACCGAACCAGCGGTTACAAAACCACTCAGCCACCCCCTTCCAGGCAATCAGAAGATAAAACAACAAAGGGGACGATAATGACCGACAAACCACTTCAAAACATCACCGACAACCTCTTATACAACTAACCATTATATTTCCAAtaatatctttctttcttttttggtgtTGGGGTAATATTGGAGCCCTTGAAAATAGTAGAAGTACTAAGATTCAATGTAAATGCGCAAAGCACTATGGTGCTCCTTATAAGCATTAAAATAAACTATTCCATTCTTTCGAGCTCATCTATCCTACACTAGGGTAAaccaaataaatataaagtaGATGGCCACTTGCTTAGTCCATAAATTATTACATTCTTTTAATTTCCAAGGTAAATCTTCCTTTGTATAATCCAAATATGTTACCCATTTTGTAGGTTAAAAAATTCTTCTCTATGGTTGTTCAAAATAATTACCACAACAATGTAACAAAAGCCTATTAATATATTAAGATTAGATCCGGTCCGAAGGTCCGTCTGAAAAgtgaaaatgtttgaataaaaatataggtCCAAAAAATGGGTTAGGGCAAAAAAAAAGGTCCGTTTAGAAAACAGGTTGGGCCTTAAGTAAAGTTTTTTTGCCCGAGTTCGGCCCAGCCTggatttgcaaaaaaaaaactgTTGTTTTGCTGCTATTTTCCATAGTTTTGCTGTTATTTTCCCACTATTTTAttgtcatttcactattttgttgttattgtttagatattgtataactctttttattattattaattttactattattttagataGGAGTGTTGAAATGGTTAACCGAACTGAattagtattaattaaattaactgaaCTTTTTAATCATTTAACCGTTAACCAAACATAAAATTTTTCAGAAAGAATTAACTGAACCAaaatatttcgattaattcaaccaaaatttatatgtttttatttttttgataaaacaaatataaaacatataaaaataaattgataatgttaATTTAGATATACTAATAACATTATAGAAAGACTACGACCAGAATTAAACCTTTCCTTTTTCAAGCTTAGACTAAGGAAAAATTAGATAGAAAAATTATGGATCCAATGCTGAAAGATCTTTGACAGCCCGATTATTATTGGGTAAAGGCTCAATACCAATTtcaacctagaaagaaagaaaaaaattatgatttttatgtatataattataatttaatttcaagatttttaataaataatattatatcaaatgtaaatttaggttaattatatatgtttatatgtaaaatacaaataaaattattaattgagttcaataaattaatttaaagattataacttatttttaaatgtaattatgaaagaattaataaccgaagaaaaattaaatataatttaaaatatctaATCTTGCTAATAATTAGTATTAATTGATATAAGTCAATGCAACCAATATGAACTGCTACCAGTATGATACTAACTACGTTGCTTAGAATactcatataaaaaataaaatattataaaaaataatttaatttcatatataaagtGATTTTGAAGAAAATTCCATAAACctgaattatataatttatttttaatttcaaataagttgatttcatattttaaaattcattatatttagtgactaaattaagtgcatgatttatatgtttcaattaatattttctaaaacacatattttttttattaattgcaatttttccaatgaaaaaaaatagtttttgaaaataaaatcgaataaaaaatttcaaatttgagtttttattttgCAGGGTATTATTCGAATAATGTAATTATATCATATAattgtataatatttttaattttcaaaataaatatattcgttaaaattattttaaatgtttttgttgacgcaaataggatgaattttgtttattttagtcattatttTGATGGAcagtgcggtgcggtgcgtttagcttattttttgtctcatgCTATATTACCGTTACAGTGTCTAATCTCATCAATACCGTTGTTTTTACATTAATCGCAGATAAACACACCACCCATCTAAATTCGCCATTAAAAAGTAAACATATTAAAGATTTGGTgttttgaataaatattttataacattgGACCCAACCCATCTAATTCATCTACATTTATATAGTAATAAAATTTTTACtgcatttaaattaattataaaatatatcatcaatataTTTAGTTagtacatataataaataatgaaatgtaaggtttgaaactaattaataataacatatgaaataagtacggtattaaaaagaaaaaaaattgcgagtagaataaaatttaaacacataaatacatcttATTGAGAATACTACATGCATTACAATTGTTTACTATGGTATTGCCATCAATCTTGAGTTTGTATCGAGTTGGCTTTTAATTAGATTTGTTCATGGATTGGGTTATCTACTCAAGCCAAAAGGCTTGCCTGAAATATGGGAGGGTATAAGCAAATACATTAGACTCAGAAAAGggatttgagtaaaaaaaattaggtctGTTTAAGATATGAGTTGAGCTTGGAATTGAACATTTATAGcttgtaatgttttatattatgttatctttatatattatgtaatttataacacataaacaactataatgtaaacattagaACATATTAAGATAGctgcatataaaattttaataaataagtgaatttattattattttaaataaaatggcCGGGCTTAAATCCCATCACATATAAATTTTTATtggtatttttaataaataaaaagattaaataacctcaaatagtataatttattttaaatatggaaagatatttttataaatatattacttTTGATATAGGTccaaatatattttgatatatgttttattaatgtaTACAATTATTCTGACATATGTccaaatatattttgattattaatttgatcgtgttttaaaatataatattatttataatttaatttaataataattaaaatgtttttataaaggatgtaatacattatttttaatatatgattatattaaaatataatattatttgtaatttaatttaataataattaaaatatttttataaaggatattttttcaaaaatagggatttttagtttattttttcctgaaatggtaaattttgatttgaaacaTTGAATCTATGTGCCAGATCTTGACTGTCTACTTAACACAGTCATTTCCACTGTAAAGGAAAGTTGTTTTTTTCATTACACTAGTTAATTATCGAAAAAAATTTACTATTCATGATGAAAAGACCAAAAAGGCCCAAATTTCCTCTCCAATAAACTTAAAACTatatgtaatttaattaaaaaacaaacaCCAATTTCGTCCATATGGACTTAAAAATTTCCAACATAAACAGTCAAAATAAAAGCTCAACAAATCGAAAATCCCAATCgttttgttttttcttattttccaaaCAGACCCttaagaaaatggaggaaaatggCAGTAGAGCTGAAGCCCTACGCCTTCTAGGGATCGCCGAGAAGCTTCTCCAAAATCGTGATTTCAACGGCTCAAGGGAGTTCGCAATCTTAGCTCAAGAAACCGAGCCCTTATTAGACGGGTCGGATCAGGTCCTAGCCGTCGCCGATGTCCTCCTCGCCACCGACAAAAAAATAAACGGTCAACACGATTGGTACTCCATCTTGCAAGTTGATCGCCGATCCGAAGGCAACGATCTCATCAAGAAACAGTATCGTCGCTTAGCTCTCCTTCTTCACCCCGACAAAAACAAGTACCCTTTCGCCGATCATGCGTTTAAGTTTGTAGCCGATGCATGGTCCGTTTTATCGAACAGCTCAAAAAAATCTCAATTCGACAAAGAATTAAGCTTTTTCACCAGGATTGATTTCAGCAACGCCGGCGATCGTTCGAATCAGTCCGGGAAATTACCGGTCACTAGAAGAGGGAAAAATCAGGACGGTGTTCAACACCGGTCACCGAATTCCACAACCCAAAATGAAAACCAAAGGCCTAGATCGTCAACATTTTGGACAACTTGTCCGTACTGTTACAGGTTGTTCGAGTATCCTAAGTTCTACGAAGGTTGTTGTTTAAAGTGTCAGAATTGCCGGAGATCTTTTCACGCGGTTTCGATTCCGACACTTCCGCCGTTGGTCCCCGGGAAAGAAGCGTATTATTGTCGCTGGGGTTTTTTTCCGTTAGGGTTTATGTCCGGTAATCAAGAAGATGGAGCAAAACCACCGACCGGGTTTCCTAGTTGGATGCCTTCTACCATGCCTGGAGTCCAGCAAGAGAACGAAAGAAATGGAGGCAATGTGCCAGCTCCGTTGCAACCACCACTGCAAGCAGCTGTTCCACCAGCACCAGCAGCAGCTGTTCCTAAGACAACCGTGAAAAAGGTGGTTGAAAGGAACACTCCGGCGGCTGTTTCTGGTGGAAACGCGCCCAATTCCACCCCAAGGAAGAGAGGGAGACCAAGGAAGAATCCCCTTTGAGGTTTCGATTAGCAATgcaatgttgttttttttttcttttaaatatttgcCTTAAAAGAAACCTGACGGAATTGCTGGAGTGTTTTATGAAGGGAGAACAAAGGGTAATAGCTGAAGATGAAACTTTGCTATGTTGGGTGGAAATTGTAGGTATTTCTGTGGTTTTTAATTGTTGTTGTTTGTAGATTGTAGATTGTTTTAATGTACTAACTAGCACATCGGTGATTATGTAACATTATGATATGCAGCAATAATATGTTAGCAAGTTCTTTAGTTACTGATTTCGAGCAATCTCTCTTGTTGTCGTTGAGTTGAACCGCTGTATTATCTTGTCAATGTCTTGTAGGGAAATATGGTTAGAGTACCACTGATATTGGTACTTTCCGAACTAGGAGATATTTCAGAACATTACCATAATTGTCGTTATCAGCCGCTCTACCAGTTGTTTGTTATGTTTCCTTCATTCCTTATTAACTTGTATTGTTAGacttcatattaattttaataatgataGCAATAGCAGTATTTGAATAGCCAAGGAATCCAGAGAGAGATCAAATTGCAGTGCTATTTGTGTTTTGGGCTTGTTTTGCCAAAGCACTTTTAATGGCTCGACATAGCAAGGAGAGATTGATCCCGGGTTACCCAGTCTTTTTATTCTGATTCGATCAGGTATGTTTGCCTCACTTGGTGATCATGCACTTCTAAATTAAGTTAAATCCTTGCTTCTGTTCATATAGGTCAAACCTGTAAGGTTGGTGCCGATCGCCGAGCAAAGAGCATGGTAAAAAAAGACCAAAACTAGGTGAGAAACCCCAAATGACATTTGGTATAGCTATATATAATCTCTTTATTCACATTGTTACTACCCCAAATGACAAGTAGCAGATGATGATCGATAAATACGGACTAGCCGAGGATGGCCAATTCTTTTTCTATGGTAGCCCCAATGAAGAAATCAAAATTAGTAATGCTACTTGCAAATATAGCCATAGAAATGTTTTATTACAATTTCATGTTGCAGGCTGTGACATACTGAGTGATGCAGTTTCTATTTTAACTTGTTTTTTGCAAGTTCTTGCTGATACTTTCTAACACAACTGCAGGCATATGGATACTATATTTGAACCGGAAGCTCGAGTTTTGAAGAAATCCGGTAACGGGTAAAAACGAAGGAGATTTTTCACTCCATATCTTACTCATCTTGTTGCTGTAGATTTTAGGCAACGAATTGATTTCAAGAGTACTTTGCCTTCAGCATAACCAGCGGGTGAGATGTTTAATAGTATGCTTTAGGACATGATATTAAAGCGATTGGTCCAGTAACAAATTATAttcggtaaaagtatcatagaagTCCCTGTATTAAAAGTTGGGttatattttaccatttttacttaaaaaataacaaattagtccttatacatttTCTTACAAAGTTTATGGATCTCTAAACTTAATTTTTAGACCTCATTGGCACGAAGGTAACTTGCTTATGCtggaaatatatatttattgaatcaacaaatttttttatgtaaaaaaacattttctttttgaaaatttattgcaaacccaatataaatataaatttatgtgCAACTAATTACAATTAACTAGACCTGCTAATGGGTCGGGTAATTTGTCCAGGTCTATCGGAAAACAGAAAGATTTGGACAAAATATGAGACTTGAA
Protein-coding sequences here:
- the LOC107943317 gene encoding dnaJ homolog subfamily C member 14 translates to MDLKISNINSQNKSSTNRKSQSFCFFLFSKQTLKKMEENGSRAEALRLLGIAEKLLQNRDFNGSREFAILAQETEPLLDGSDQVLAVADVLLATDKKINGQHDWYSILQVDRRSEGNDLIKKQYRRLALLLHPDKNKYPFADHAFKFVADAWSVLSNSSKKSQFDKELSFFTRIDFSNAGDRSNQSGKLPVTRRGKNQDGVQHRSPNSTTQNENQRPRSSTFWTTCPYCYRLFEYPKFYEGCCLKCQNCRRSFHAVSIPTLPPLVPGKEAYYCRWGFFPLGFMSGNQEDGAKPPTGFPSWMPSTMPGVQQENERNGGNVPAPLQPPLQAAVPPAPAAAVPKTTVKKVVERNTPAAVSGGNAPNSTPRKRGRPRKNPL